The Lycium barbarum isolate Lr01 chromosome 9, ASM1917538v2, whole genome shotgun sequence genome has a segment encoding these proteins:
- the LOC132609366 gene encoding F-box protein SKIP19-like, which translates to MVKNPPWLELGEDIWANILHRLGAIEILQTAQKVCTTWRRICKDPSMWRVITMGNDGDLFKITYELEVMCRHAIDRSQGELVDINLEYCATDHLLEYIAERSGKLRRLSIACCYRRVYKGFDAVAHKLPLLEELSLTHTTITPKAIEALGGSCLKLKSFELNNSFKEDFIDDSDEEYERNKEARAIAKSMPALHHLQLIGNCMSNKGLEAILTGCPHLESLDLRQCNGIWFDEDLSNKISRQIKDVKHPHDSLDGLKFSFEYEDGIDEYSELGDTSDNDYSELGDTSDDDYSELGDTSDDDYSELGDTSDGDSGFLEDIGILFLGLASFMMLRALFGHWIVNSAPGVR; encoded by the exons ATGGTGAAAAACCCACCGTGGTTAGAACTAGGGGAAGATATATGGGCCAACATATTACACAGGTTGGGTGCAATAGAAATACTACAAACAGCACAGAAAGTGTGCACTACGTGGAGGCGAATATGCAAAGACCCATCCATGTGGCGAGTCATTACCATGGGGAATGATGGTGACCTCTTTAAAATAACTTATGAGTTAGAGGTAATGTGCCGCCATGCCATTGATCGTAGCCAAGGTGAACTTGTTGATATCAATTTAGAGTACTGTGCTACTGATCACTTGCTTGAGTACATAGCAGAAAG ATCAGGAAAACTGAGAAGACTTAGTATTGCGTGTTGCTACCGTAGGGTATATAAAGGCTTCGATGCAGTAGCTCATAAGCTACCACTGTTAGAAGAGCTAAGTTTGACACACACTACTATCACACCAAAAGCCATTGAAGCTCTTGGTGGCTCGTGCCTGAAGTTGAAGTCGTTTGAATTGAATAACTCATTCAAGGAGGATTTTATTGACGACTCTGATGAAGAATATGAAAGAAATAAAGAGGCTCGAGCTATTGCTAAAAGCATGCCTGCCTTGCACCACCTTCAGCTCATTGGGAACTGTATGTCAAACAAAGGCCTTGAAGCTATCCTTACCGGTTGTCCTCACCTTGAATCACTTGACCTACGACAGTGCAACGGCATTTGGTTCGACGAAGACTTAAGTAACAAAATTTCTCGACAGATTAAAGATGTGAAGCACCCTCATGACTCTTTGGATGGTCTTAAATTTTCATTTGAGTATGAGGATGGAATTGATGAGTATAGCGAGCTTGGTGACACGTCTGACAATGACTATAGCGAGCTTGGTGACACGTCTGATGATGACTATAGTGAGCTTGGTGACACGTCTGATGATGACTATAGCGAGCTTGGTGACACATCTGATGGTGACTCTGGTTTTTTAGAAGATATAGGTATCCTGTTTCTTGGATTAGCCTCATTTATGATGTTGCGGGCTTTGTTTGGTCATTGGATTGTGAATAGTGCTCCAGGTGTCCGCTGA